In Sulfitobacter sp. W027, a single window of DNA contains:
- a CDS encoding response regulator, with protein MDDTDPFERTTLTPTAERPLLGLTVLVVEDSRFACEAMRLLCLRSGARIRRADSLRSARRHLQVYRPAVALVDLGLPDGSGLDLIAELTQSTPRVETIIAISGDSHMEPDARAAGVDGFIAKPITSLSSFQQAILATLPEERRPAGPRVLPDEDVSPDRIGFQDDIAHIAGVLGGEPDENTLDYVAQFLCGVARSANDLRLEEAARALAHKRALGQPAGSEAATIAGMIQIRLSEKIAI; from the coding sequence ATGGACGACACGGACCCCTTTGAAAGAACCACCCTCACCCCCACGGCGGAGCGGCCGCTGCTGGGTCTCACCGTTTTGGTGGTGGAAGACAGCCGTTTCGCTTGCGAGGCGATGCGCTTGCTGTGCCTACGCTCTGGCGCGCGGATCAGACGGGCGGATAGTTTGCGCTCTGCCCGGCGTCATCTGCAGGTATATCGCCCCGCCGTGGCATTGGTAGACCTTGGCTTGCCGGACGGCAGCGGGCTGGACCTGATTGCCGAACTTACGCAAAGCACGCCACGGGTGGAAACGATCATTGCCATTTCAGGCGACAGCCATATGGAACCTGATGCCCGCGCTGCCGGGGTGGATGGATTTATCGCGAAACCGATTACTTCGCTCTCCTCCTTTCAACAGGCCATTCTCGCAACCCTCCCCGAAGAACGCCGCCCCGCCGGGCCGCGCGTCCTCCCGGATGAGGATGTCTCGCCGGACCGCATAGGGTTTCAGGATGATATCGCCCATATCGCCGGTGTGCTCGGGGGCGAACCCGACGAAAACACCCTCGATTATGTTGCGCAATTCCTCTGCGGCGTCGCCCGTTCGGCCAATGACCTCCGGCTGGAGGAGGCTGCGAGAGCTTTGGCCCACAAACGCGCCCTTGGCCAACCGGCGGGGTCAGAGGCCGCGACCATAGCTGGAATGATCCAAATTCGCCTCTCGGAGAAAATTGCAATCTGA
- a CDS encoding EI24 domain-containing protein, translated as MAVSAILRSFTRALGQLGDARFRKVVLLGVGLSLALLIAATAGFAYLVDWVTPEDAWLPVLGEVNWLDDLLSWSALILLMVLSVFLMVPVASAITSMFLDEVADAVEEVHYPQLPPAHRVGMADAIRDTVNFMGVLVGANLLALVLYLLFAPAALFIFWGLNGFLLGREYFTLAALRRHGRDEAKRLRRRHAGTIWMAGVLMAVPLSVPLLNLLIPILGAATFTHLYHALVPHSDAASLRYPPR; from the coding sequence ATGGCTGTAAGCGCGATCCTGCGGTCCTTCACCCGCGCGCTCGGTCAATTGGGCGATGCGCGTTTTCGCAAGGTCGTGCTCTTGGGCGTTGGCCTGTCGCTGGCGCTGCTGATCGCGGCCACGGCGGGCTTTGCCTATCTGGTGGACTGGGTCACGCCCGAGGACGCATGGCTGCCGGTGTTGGGGGAAGTGAACTGGCTCGACGATCTGCTCAGTTGGAGCGCGCTGATCCTGCTGATGGTCCTCTCGGTCTTCCTGATGGTGCCCGTGGCCTCGGCGATCACCTCGATGTTTCTCGATGAAGTGGCCGACGCGGTGGAAGAGGTGCATTATCCGCAGCTGCCCCCCGCCCACCGTGTCGGGATGGCCGATGCGATCCGTGATACGGTTAACTTCATGGGGGTGCTGGTGGGGGCAAACCTGCTGGCGCTGGTGCTTTACCTGCTGTTCGCCCCGGCGGCGCTGTTCATCTTTTGGGGGCTGAACGGCTTTCTGCTGGGGCGTGAGTATTTCACCCTCGCCGCGCTGCGCCGGCACGGGCGGGACGAGGCAAAGCGCCTGCGCCGCCGCCATGCGGGCACGATCTGGATGGCGGGGGTGCTCATGGCGGTGCCGCTGTCGGTACCGCTGCTAAACCTGTTGATCCCGATCCTAGGGGCGGCGACCTTTACCCACCTGTACCATGCGTTGGTGCCGCATTCGGATGCAGCCAGCCTTCGATATCCGCCACGCTGA
- a CDS encoding rhomboid family intramembrane serine protease, protein MQDPDFQPPVNPLPPAVIVLFLAIAGVEVVLSLAEAGLVGGPAAVGWRLGLVRDFGFSGLIFDAMIGAGQYPIEHIWRVVTYPFIHLGFTHAIFAVVLLLALGKLVAEAMGQVAFLVIFVLSGIGGALVYGALLNDPVWLAGAYPNVYGLIGGYSFVMWRRLLGSGGPQYQAFTLIALLMGLQLFWGIFFETGFLWVAELAGFFCGFGLSFLVAPGEWARLRARLQQR, encoded by the coding sequence ATGCAAGACCCTGATTTCCAACCCCCTGTGAACCCGCTGCCGCCAGCGGTTATCGTGCTGTTTTTGGCCATCGCCGGGGTTGAGGTGGTGCTATCGCTCGCCGAAGCCGGGCTGGTTGGCGGCCCCGCCGCCGTCGGCTGGCGGCTTGGGCTGGTGCGCGACTTTGGCTTTTCCGGGCTAATCTTTGACGCGATGATCGGCGCTGGCCAGTACCCGATTGAGCATATCTGGCGCGTGGTGACCTATCCATTCATCCATCTGGGCTTTACCCATGCGATCTTTGCCGTGGTGCTGCTTTTGGCCTTGGGCAAGTTGGTGGCTGAGGCGATGGGGCAGGTGGCTTTTTTGGTGATCTTCGTGCTGTCGGGCATTGGCGGAGCGCTTGTCTATGGGGCGCTGCTCAACGATCCGGTCTGGTTGGCGGGCGCCTATCCCAATGTTTATGGGCTGATCGGGGGCTATAGTTTCGTAATGTGGCGGCGGCTGCTTGGCTCAGGCGGGCCGCAGTATCAGGCGTTCACGCTGATCGCCCTACTGATGGGGCTACAGCTTTTCTGGGGCATCTTTTTTGAGACCGGCTTTTTGTGGGTCGCCGAGTTGGCCGGGTTCTTCTGCGGCTTCGGTCTGAGCTTCTTGGTCGCGCCCGGTGAATGGGCGCGACTGAGGGCGCGGTTGCAGCAGCGTTAA
- a CDS encoding [protein-PII] uridylyltransferase: MDLAKPTTTSGARRHPRLICAPDQIFNDAAIWQALSQRDSTLEGTALRGEIVPLIRDAQQAGRKAIAAGFAESPFDARAMTSSYTYLTDQLLRCVLQIATQVLHPNPNPTEGERLAMIGVGGYGRGEMAPHSDVDLLFLIPYKATAWSESVIESMLYILWDLKLKVGHATRTIEDCLRLGADDFTIQTALLENRFIDGDITLAEELSERLKNDLFSGAGKDFIEAKLEERDNRHLKQGERYVVEPNVKEGKGGLRDLHSLFWIAKFIHDVDRVADLVDLGVFRADEYDTFREAEAFLWSVRGHLHLLAGRATEQLTFDMQVQVAQAMGYQDIGGRRGVEVFMQAYFRHATAVGDLTRIFVSGLEASHMKAEPLLERIFRRRPKMREGFQVVHNRIAVKDDHEFLQDKLNLLRIFEEALRTGMLIHPDAMRLIKANLALIDDDMRRTPEARRIFLDLLLKHGNPERALRRMNELGVLGAFIPEFEPIVAMMQFNMYHSYTVDEHIIQCIANLARIEKGELEEELPVASSILKRGVNRKVLYVALLLHDIGKGRPEDHSIIGAKLARRIGPRLGLKRDEVDTVEWLVRYHLLMSDMAQKRDIADPRTVRDFAKAVQTVKRLDLLCVLTVCDIRGVGPNTWNNWKAVLIRALYRQTERALETGLEDLNRENRGAEAKKALRAALSDWPRKLLQQETARHYPPYWQGLHVTAHVAFAELLRDIGNDDIRIDLHPDEDRGATRASFVMADHPGIFARLAGALALVGANVVDARSYTTKDGFVTDAFWIQDSEGNAYEASRLPRLRDTIEKTLRGEIVARDALKSRDKVKKRERAFKVPTHITFDNEGSEIYTIIEVDTRDRPGLLYDLTRTLAASNVYIANAVIATFGEQVVDTFYVKDMFGLKYYTEAKQRTLEKRLREAIAAGVERAEG, encoded by the coding sequence TTGGACCTAGCGAAACCGACAACAACATCAGGCGCGCGTCGACACCCGCGCCTGATCTGCGCGCCCGACCAGATCTTTAACGACGCGGCGATCTGGCAGGCACTCTCGCAGCGCGACAGCACGCTGGAAGGTACCGCGCTGCGGGGTGAGATTGTCCCCCTTATCCGGGACGCCCAACAAGCAGGCCGTAAGGCCATTGCCGCGGGCTTTGCTGAATCGCCCTTTGACGCACGGGCGATGACCTCTTCCTATACCTATCTCACCGACCAACTGCTGCGCTGTGTCTTACAGATCGCCACGCAGGTCCTGCACCCCAATCCAAACCCGACCGAGGGTGAGCGGCTCGCCATGATAGGCGTGGGGGGCTATGGCCGGGGGGAGATGGCCCCGCATTCCGACGTCGATCTGCTCTTCCTGATCCCCTACAAAGCGACCGCGTGGTCTGAGAGCGTTATTGAATCGATGCTATATATCCTTTGGGATTTAAAGCTGAAGGTCGGCCACGCCACCCGTACCATCGAAGACTGCCTGCGTCTTGGGGCGGATGACTTCACCATCCAGACGGCGCTGCTGGAAAACCGCTTTATCGACGGCGATATCACCCTTGCGGAAGAGCTTTCCGAGCGGCTCAAGAACGATCTTTTTTCGGGCGCCGGGAAAGACTTTATCGAAGCCAAGCTGGAGGAGCGCGACAACCGCCATTTGAAACAGGGTGAGCGCTATGTGGTCGAGCCCAACGTGAAAGAGGGCAAAGGCGGGCTGCGCGATCTGCATTCGCTTTTTTGGATCGCCAAGTTCATTCATGATGTTGACCGGGTTGCCGATCTTGTCGATCTGGGTGTTTTCCGTGCCGATGAATATGACACCTTCCGCGAGGCAGAAGCGTTTCTCTGGTCGGTGCGCGGGCACCTTCACCTGCTCGCCGGTCGCGCGACGGAACAACTGACCTTTGACATGCAGGTGCAGGTGGCACAGGCGATGGGCTATCAGGACATCGGCGGACGCCGGGGCGTCGAGGTCTTCATGCAGGCCTATTTCCGCCATGCCACGGCGGTGGGCGATTTAACACGCATCTTCGTCAGCGGTTTGGAAGCCTCACATATGAAGGCCGAACCGTTGCTGGAGCGCATCTTTCGCCGCCGTCCCAAGATGCGCGAAGGGTTTCAGGTGGTGCACAACCGCATCGCCGTGAAAGACGACCACGAATTTCTGCAAGACAAACTGAACCTGCTGCGCATTTTCGAAGAGGCGCTGCGCACGGGGATGTTAATCCACCCCGACGCCATGCGGCTGATCAAGGCAAATCTGGCCTTGATCGACGACGACATGCGCCGCACCCCCGAAGCGCGGCGCATCTTTCTTGATCTGCTGCTTAAACACGGCAATCCCGAACGCGCCCTGCGGCGGATGAATGAATTGGGCGTCTTGGGCGCCTTCATCCCGGAGTTTGAGCCCATCGTGGCGATGATGCAGTTCAACATGTACCACTCCTACACCGTGGACGAACATATCATCCAATGCATCGCCAACCTTGCGCGGATCGAGAAGGGGGAATTGGAAGAAGAACTGCCCGTCGCCTCGTCGATCCTGAAACGCGGGGTCAATCGCAAGGTGCTTTACGTCGCACTGCTGCTGCATGACATCGGCAAAGGGCGGCCTGAGGATCACTCGATCATCGGGGCCAAACTCGCGCGGCGCATTGGCCCACGGCTGGGGTTAAAACGTGATGAGGTCGATACCGTGGAATGGCTGGTGCGCTATCACCTGCTAATGTCCGACATGGCCCAGAAACGCGACATCGCCGATCCGCGCACGGTGCGCGATTTTGCCAAGGCGGTGCAGACGGTCAAACGGCTCGACCTGCTGTGTGTGCTGACGGTCTGCGACATTCGCGGCGTTGGGCCAAACACGTGGAACAATTGGAAAGCGGTGCTGATCCGGGCGCTCTATCGCCAGACCGAACGGGCACTTGAAACCGGGCTTGAAGACCTCAACCGTGAGAACCGGGGGGCGGAGGCCAAGAAAGCCCTGCGCGCCGCGCTTTCCGACTGGCCGCGCAAGCTTTTGCAGCAAGAGACAGCCCGCCACTACCCGCCCTATTGGCAGGGTCTGCATGTCACCGCTCACGTCGCCTTTGCAGAACTGCTGCGCGACATCGGCAATGACGACATCCGCATCGATTTACACCCAGACGAAGATCGCGGCGCCACGCGCGCCAGCTTTGTCATGGCCGATCACCCCGGCATCTTTGCCCGGCTCGCAGGGGCATTGGCGCTGGTCGGAGCCAATGTCGTCGACGCGCGCAGTTATACCACCAAAGACGGCTTTGTGACCGATGCTTTTTGGATACAAGACAGCGAAGGCAACGCCTATGAAGCCTCGCGCCTGCCCCGCCTGCGCGACACGATTGAAAAGACCCTGCGGGGGGAGATCGTCGCCCGTGATGCGTTGAAGTCCCGCGATAAGGTCAAGAAACGCGAACGTGCTTTCAAGGTGCCAACGCATATCACTTTCGACAATGAAGGCTCGGAAATCTATACCATCATCGAGGTCGATACCCGTGACCGGCCCGGCCTTCTCTATGACCTGACCCGCACCTTGGCCGCCTCGAATGTCTATATCGCCAACGCCGTGATCGCGACCTTTGGCGAGCAAGTGGTCGATACCTTCTACGTAAAAGACATGTTCGGGCTGAAATACTATACCGAGGCCAAACAGCGGACCTTGGAAAAACGCCTACGCGAAGCGATTGCTGCCGGGGTTGAGCGGGCCGAGGGCTAG
- the murJ gene encoding murein biosynthesis integral membrane protein MurJ, with protein sequence MKPIRLMSGFFTVGVWTLLSRVLGFLREVLLLSLIGPGPVMDAFVAAFRLPNMFRRFFAEGAFNAAFVPMFAKKLEGEEGAGKFARDAFNGLSLVVLALTALGMVFMPALVWLTAEGFVGDARFDMTVEFGRIAFPYILCMSLSALFSGILNATGRFAVAAAAPVLLNIFVIAAMTFAALTGGDVALWLIWSIPLAGVAQLALTWRAAAQAGYPLRPSRPRWTPDMRAMIVIALPAALASGVMQINLVVGQLVASQYDKAVSWLFAADRLYQLPLGVVGIAVGIVLLPDLSRRLRAGDNDGAQTALSRAAEISLALTIPSAVALMVVPFALVTVLFQRGASGVDDTAAIATAVMIYGLGLPSFVLQKILQPVYFAREDTRRPFYFAVVAMVVNAALAVGLAPFIGWIAPAVATTLAGWTMFACLAIGARRFGDAAKFDARFHKRIWRILIASAAMGVALWLGNAALQPMLGLPWWRGLALVLLIAIGAVSYFGIGQLIGAFRLSEFKRAVRRG encoded by the coding sequence ATGAAACCTATTCGTCTTATGTCCGGCTTCTTTACCGTTGGGGTCTGGACCCTGCTCAGCCGTGTGCTTGGCTTCCTGCGTGAAGTGCTGCTGCTGTCGCTCATTGGCCCCGGCCCGGTGATGGACGCGTTTGTTGCCGCCTTCCGCCTGCCCAATATGTTCCGCCGTTTCTTTGCCGAAGGTGCGTTCAACGCGGCCTTCGTGCCGATGTTTGCCAAAAAGCTGGAGGGCGAGGAAGGTGCTGGCAAATTCGCCCGCGACGCCTTCAACGGGCTGTCGCTGGTCGTGCTGGCGCTGACCGCCTTGGGCATGGTGTTCATGCCCGCGCTGGTCTGGCTGACGGCTGAGGGTTTCGTGGGCGACGCCCGCTTCGATATGACGGTCGAATTTGGCCGCATCGCCTTTCCCTATATCCTGTGCATGTCACTCTCGGCGCTGTTCTCGGGCATTCTCAATGCCACGGGGCGCTTTGCCGTGGCCGCCGCAGCACCAGTGCTGCTGAATATCTTCGTCATCGCCGCCATGACCTTTGCCGCCCTCACTGGGGGCGACGTGGCGCTTTGGCTGATATGGTCGATCCCGCTGGCCGGTGTGGCGCAGCTTGCGCTGACATGGCGCGCTGCCGCCCAAGCGGGCTATCCACTGCGCCCCTCGCGGCCCCGCTGGACCCCCGACATGCGCGCGATGATCGTCATCGCCCTGCCCGCCGCGCTGGCCTCCGGCGTTATGCAGATCAACCTCGTGGTCGGGCAATTGGTCGCCAGCCAATATGACAAGGCCGTCTCATGGCTCTTTGCCGCAGACCGTCTCTATCAGCTGCCCTTGGGCGTCGTGGGCATTGCCGTTGGCATCGTCTTGCTGCCTGACCTTTCGCGCCGCCTGCGTGCCGGGGACAACGACGGCGCGCAAACTGCGCTCAGCCGTGCCGCCGAGATTTCGCTGGCCCTGACGATCCCTTCGGCAGTGGCGCTGATGGTGGTGCCCTTCGCATTGGTTACCGTATTGTTCCAACGCGGCGCCTCTGGCGTCGATGACACCGCAGCGATTGCCACAGCGGTGATGATCTACGGCCTCGGCCTGCCGTCCTTCGTGCTGCAAAAGATCCTGCAACCGGTCTATTTCGCCCGCGAAGACACCCGCCGCCCCTTTTATTTCGCCGTGGTCGCCATGGTGGTGAATGCGGCCCTCGCGGTTGGTCTTGCCCCCTTCATTGGCTGGATCGCCCCGGCCGTTGCGACCACGCTGGCGGGCTGGACGATGTTTGCCTGCCTCGCCATCGGCGCGCGGCGGTTTGGCGATGCGGCTAAGTTCGACGCGCGGTTCCACAAGCGTATCTGGCGCATCCTCATCGCCTCCGCCGCGATGGGCGTCGCCCTCTGGCTGGGCAATGCCGCCCTGCAACCGATGCTGGGCCTGCCATGGTGGCGCGGGCTAGCGCTGGTGCTGCTCATCGCCATCGGCGCGGTCAGCTACTTTGGCATCGGCCAGTTGATCGGCGCCTTCCGCCTGTCCGAGTTCAAACGCGCGGTTCGGCGCGGTTAA
- a CDS encoding DUF1467 family protein, which translates to MGIVSGLVLFAVIWSMTFMVALPIRVQTQGDAGEVVPGTHAGAPAQHHLGRKALWTTLVAAIIWAICATIILSGWISVADIEGWLHPNAAPTHGTGG; encoded by the coding sequence ATGGGGATCGTTTCGGGCCTCGTGCTCTTTGCCGTAATCTGGTCGATGACCTTTATGGTTGCCCTGCCAATCCGGGTGCAGACCCAGGGGGACGCGGGCGAAGTTGTCCCCGGCACCCATGCGGGCGCCCCGGCACAGCATCATCTGGGGCGCAAGGCGCTTTGGACGACACTGGTCGCCGCGATCATCTGGGCGATCTGCGCCACGATCATTCTGTCGGGCTGGATCAGCGTGGCGGATATCGAAGGCTGGCTGCATCCGAATGCGGCACCAACGCATGGTACAGGTGGGTAA
- a CDS encoding GNAT family N-acetyltransferase — protein MNNRSAERPVGFAIENWVEPPRPGGEVITGRYVMLEPLSAEKHAALLYPAYVGEDHVWDYLPYGPFSSAAQYHRWVRDNAGKPDPYFMAVKDRARDQWVGVASFLRIKPEAGSIEVGHINFSPALQRTPAATETIFLMMEWAFDAGYRRFEWKCDALNRPSRRAAQRLGLSYEGVFRQATIVKGRNRDTAWFAAIDAEWPALKEAFEAWLSPSNFDGQGKQKERLGDLTRLVRVAGDPTL, from the coding sequence ATGAACAACAGATCAGCCGAACGCCCTGTCGGGTTTGCTATTGAGAATTGGGTCGAGCCTCCGCGGCCCGGCGGTGAGGTTATTACCGGTCGCTATGTGATGTTGGAGCCGCTGTCGGCGGAGAAACATGCCGCCTTGCTGTACCCTGCCTATGTGGGGGAGGATCACGTTTGGGACTACCTGCCTTACGGCCCATTCTCTTCGGCTGCGCAATATCACCGCTGGGTGCGCGACAATGCGGGCAAGCCCGATCCCTATTTCATGGCGGTGAAAGACCGCGCGCGGGACCAATGGGTGGGCGTGGCAAGTTTTCTACGGATCAAGCCCGAAGCAGGCAGTATCGAGGTGGGCCATATCAATTTCAGCCCTGCCTTACAGCGCACCCCTGCGGCGACCGAGACGATATTTCTGATGATGGAATGGGCCTTTGATGCGGGCTATCGCCGGTTTGAGTGGAAGTGCGATGCTTTGAACCGCCCATCTCGCCGCGCGGCGCAGCGTTTGGGGCTGAGCTATGAAGGTGTCTTTCGGCAAGCGACCATCGTGAAAGGGCGCAACCGCGACACGGCTTGGTTTGCCGCGATTGATGCGGAATGGCCAGCGCTGAAAGAAGCGTTTGAAGCTTGGCTTTCCCCCAGTAATTTCGACGGGCAGGGAAAGCAGAAAGAACGGTTGGGCGATTTGACCCGCCTTGTTCGCGTGGCAGGCGACCCGACGCTTTAA
- a CDS encoding nitroreductase family protein, protein MPVADPSALAFLQNRRSRPAKTLGLPVPDADALHPLLTAAARTPDHGKLEPWRFVVIDRTAMAQLAEVAEQRGAALGLAPEDIAKGRGQFDQGNLAVAVIEVQKPSPKIPPLEQTYSAGAVCLALLNAALAAGWGANWLSGWPSHDRGFMEEGFALAPHERIAGIIHIGTETAPPPERPRPNIDEITKWL, encoded by the coding sequence ATGCCCGTAGCTGACCCCTCCGCCCTCGCCTTTTTGCAAAACCGCCGTTCGCGCCCGGCCAAGACCCTTGGTCTGCCGGTACCCGATGCCGACGCCCTGCACCCCCTCCTGACCGCCGCCGCCCGCACGCCGGATCATGGCAAGTTGGAGCCTTGGCGCTTTGTCGTCATCGACCGCACAGCAATGGCACAATTGGCCGAGGTGGCAGAGCAACGTGGCGCGGCCCTTGGCCTTGCGCCAGAGGACATCGCCAAAGGGCGCGGCCAGTTCGATCAAGGCAACCTCGCTGTGGCGGTGATTGAAGTGCAAAAGCCTTCACCCAAAATCCCGCCGCTAGAGCAGACCTATTCTGCCGGGGCCGTCTGCCTTGCGCTGCTCAACGCGGCGCTTGCCGCAGGCTGGGGGGCAAACTGGCTCAGCGGATGGCCCAGCCATGACCGTGGTTTCATGGAGGAAGGCTTCGCCCTTGCCCCACATGAGCGCATCGCGGGAATCATCCATATCGGCACCGAAACCGCCCCGCCACCTGAACGCCCGCGCCCCAATATCGACGAGATCACCAAATGGCTGTAA
- the mce gene encoding methylmalonyl-CoA epimerase codes for MIGRLNHVAIAVPDLDAAADQYRHALGAKVGAPQAEPDHGVTVIFIELPNTKIELLHPLGDDSPIKGFLEKNPAGGIHHICYEVEDIIAARDHLKSTGARVLGTGEPKIGAHGKPVLFLHPKDFNGALVELEEV; via the coding sequence ATGATCGGACGTCTTAACCATGTGGCCATCGCCGTGCCGGATCTCGATGCGGCGGCGGATCAGTATCGCCACGCGCTTGGCGCCAAGGTCGGCGCGCCGCAGGCCGAACCGGATCACGGGGTGACCGTGATCTTTATCGAACTGCCTAACACTAAGATTGAACTGCTGCACCCGCTGGGCGACGACAGCCCGATCAAAGGCTTTTTGGAAAAGAACCCGGCGGGGGGCATCCATCATATCTGCTATGAGGTCGAGGACATCATCGCGGCGCGGGACCATTTGAAATCTACCGGCGCACGGGTCTTGGGCACAGGGGAACCAAAGATCGGCGCCCATGGCAAGCCGGTGTTGTTCCTGCATCCCAAAGACTTCAATGGCGCGCTTGTCGAGCTTGAGGAGGTCTGA
- the trpS gene encoding tryptophan--tRNA ligase gives MSENQFTPRVFSGIQPSGDLHLGNYLGALKRFADAQEQGVQSIYCMVDLHAITVPQKPEDLKRSTRELCAGFIASGIDPEKSILINQSQVPEHAQLAWVFNCVARMGWMGRMTQWKDKAGKNAEAASLGLFAYPALMAADILIYHATHVPVGEDQKQHLELTRDIAAKFNHDYGVDFFPLTEPVIEGAATRVMSLRDGSKKMSKSDPSPASRINLTDDADTIAKKFRKAKTDPDALPSEAEGLKDRPEARNLVNIYAALSDQSIDQVLTEIGGQQFGTFKPALAELAVSKLGPITAEMQRLMADPAEIDRILARGAEQAREITAPILKRTYEIIGMVG, from the coding sequence ATGTCCGAGAACCAATTCACCCCGCGCGTGTTTTCCGGCATTCAGCCCTCAGGCGACCTGCATCTGGGCAACTATCTGGGCGCGCTCAAACGCTTCGCCGATGCGCAGGAACAGGGCGTTCAGTCAATCTATTGCATGGTCGATCTGCACGCGATCACGGTCCCGCAGAAACCCGAAGACCTCAAGCGGAGCACCCGCGAACTTTGCGCCGGTTTCATCGCATCAGGCATCGACCCCGAGAAATCAATCCTGATCAACCAAAGCCAGGTGCCCGAACATGCGCAGCTTGCATGGGTCTTCAACTGCGTCGCCCGCATGGGCTGGATGGGCCGGATGACCCAGTGGAAGGACAAGGCCGGTAAGAATGCCGAAGCCGCCTCGCTTGGCCTTTTCGCCTATCCCGCGTTGATGGCCGCCGATATCCTGATCTACCACGCCACCCATGTGCCGGTGGGCGAGGATCAGAAGCAACACCTAGAATTGACCCGCGACATCGCGGCAAAGTTCAACCACGACTACGGCGTCGACTTCTTCCCGCTGACCGAACCGGTCATCGAAGGCGCGGCCACCCGCGTCATGTCCCTGCGCGACGGGTCCAAGAAAATGTCGAAGTCCGACCCATCGCCTGCAAGCCGCATCAACCTCACCGATGACGCAGACACGATCGCCAAGAAGTTCCGCAAGGCCAAAACCGACCCCGACGCGCTGCCGTCCGAGGCCGAGGGCCTGAAAGACCGCCCCGAAGCGCGCAACCTCGTGAACATTTACGCCGCGCTCAGCGATCAATCCATCGATCAGGTCTTGACCGAAATCGGCGGCCAGCAATTTGGCACCTTCAAACCCGCGCTGGCAGAACTGGCTGTCTCCAAACTAGGCCCGATCACCGCCGAAATGCAGCGGCTGATGGCCGACCCGGCCGAGATCGACCGCATCCTCGCCCGCGGTGCGGAGCAGGCGCGTGAAATTACCGCCCCGATCCTCAAACGCACCTATGAGATCATCGGCATGGTCGGCTAA
- a CDS encoding CHAP domain-containing protein, with amino-acid sequence MSVTRAALPNRGLMALCATLLLTAACAKTPDMPESYDFGGLNPQRHFMAVQTAKDMRAKGQRVWCVPFARNVSGIQIRGNAETWWDKAKGLYPRGDEPVVGAVMAFSGTNSLPMGHIAVVSDVVSPREIRVDHANWKRNEVSLKMAVIDVSDSNDWSAVRVESQPGAFGSTYPVNGFIYPTGG; translated from the coding sequence ATGAGCGTCACACGCGCAGCACTGCCGAACCGGGGCCTTATGGCCCTTTGCGCCACACTTCTTTTGACAGCAGCCTGCGCCAAAACGCCCGATATGCCAGAAAGCTATGACTTCGGCGGCTTGAATCCCCAACGTCACTTCATGGCAGTGCAAACCGCCAAGGACATGCGTGCCAAGGGCCAACGCGTGTGGTGCGTGCCCTTTGCCCGCAATGTCAGCGGCATTCAGATTCGCGGCAACGCGGAAACGTGGTGGGACAAGGCCAAGGGGCTGTATCCGCGCGGAGATGAGCCGGTGGTCGGCGCGGTTATGGCGTTTAGCGGAACCAACTCCCTACCCATGGGGCATATCGCCGTGGTGTCCGATGTCGTCTCGCCGCGCGAAATCCGGGTGGATCACGCCAACTGGAAACGCAACGAAGTCTCGCTGAAAATGGCCGTGATCGACGTGTCGGACAGCAACGACTGGTCCGCGGTACGGGTCGAAAGCCAGCCCGGCGCCTTTGGAAGCACCTATCCTGTTAACGGCTTTATCTACCCGACCGGCGGGTAA
- a CDS encoding VOC family protein encodes MTHPTIGHVHLKVADLDRAIHFYSDLLGFAVTQRYGDQAAFLGAGGYHHHIGLNTWESAGATPPPPGHTGLYHSAFLYPDRQQLARALRRVLEAGITLDGAADHGVSEAVYLRDPDNNGVELYRDRPQADWPRDAQGDLKMVNTPLDVAALLAEAN; translated from the coding sequence ATGACTCATCCCACCATCGGCCATGTGCACCTCAAGGTCGCCGACCTTGACCGCGCCATTCATTTTTACAGCGACTTGCTGGGCTTTGCCGTAACCCAACGCTACGGCGATCAGGCCGCTTTTCTGGGCGCGGGCGGCTATCATCACCACATCGGGCTGAACACATGGGAAAGCGCGGGCGCCACCCCGCCGCCGCCGGGCCATACCGGCCTCTATCACAGCGCTTTTCTCTACCCCGACCGGCAGCAATTGGCGCGCGCCCTGCGCCGGGTGCTTGAGGCTGGCATCACATTGGACGGCGCCGCCGATCACGGCGTCAGCGAAGCGGTCTATCTGCGCGATCCCGACAACAACGGTGTCGAGTTGTACCGGGACCGGCCCCAAGCAGACTGGCCGCGCGATGCGCAAGGCGACCTCAAAATGGTCAACACCCCCCTCGATGTCGCCGCCCTACTGGCCGAGGCAAACTGA